The Arcobacter sp. F155 genome contains the following window.
CAACTACATTTTTTAGTTTTTTATTCATATTTTTAAGAAGAATTTGTCTATAAATAAAAATTATAAGCACAATTACAAACACAAATATTACTTGATAAAAAGTTTTGTAATCAAACTCTTTTTTATACTCAATTGCTACCCATTTTTTAAGTAGTCTATCTTTTTCCTCGTCACTAATACTTTTTACTGACTTTTCAAGAATTCTATTTAAATAAATTCTATTTTTATTTATTGCAATTGCCAAAGGTACATTTTCATCAAGTTTACCAGAGATTTTTAAATCTACATTATCTAAACTATGAATTTTATTCCAAGCAGTATAAAGGAAATCAATATGTCCAAAGATTTCACCATCTTCAACTTTTGATATTCCATCTTCTAAATCTTCAACATCTACAAAATCAATATCAGGATATTTTTCCCTTAATATTTTATTGAAAGAATAACTTTTATAAATACTGATTTTTTTATCTTTTAAAATTGAAATATCATCTATAAAGTTTTTTTCATTTTTTGTAATCAATACTAAAGAAGTAGTTAAAAATGGCTCAGTAAAATTCATAAACATTCGTCTTTCTTTTACATTCTGAGCAGAAGCTAAAATATCACATTGTCCACTTTTTACAAACTCTAAAGACTCATCAAAGCTTTGTGTTTGTATTAGATCAAATTTTAATCCTGATTTTTTTTCAATTAAAGATAAGTAATCAGAAACAAAACCATGGAAACTATTTTCCTCTACAAAACTATATGGTTTTAATTCAGGTAAGATACAAGTATTTACATGTCTATTATTTTTTATATAGTGTCTTTCTGTTTTTGTAAGCTCTAATTTTTCATTAAAATTATCATATAAAACAAACTCATCTAAATCTATTTTATTTGGTGTTAAACCCATAACATTGTATAAATCATATATTCTTTGAATCTTTTCTGGAACAATAAGTCCTAGCTCATCTGTTTTAGAAAAAGAGAGTCTTTTTAAAACTTCTGCTTCAAATTTCAACTCTTCTTTTGTAAGATTTTGTTCATTATATTTAGTATAAAGTAAGTCTACAGTTTCATCAATATGAGAATAAGCATATTGCCATCCCTTTAAAGAAGCATGTTTAAAGGCTAAAGCTGTAGATAAATCATAGTCAATCATATCTTGATTTGTAAATAAAAAATCACTATACATATCAAAACCATAATCCTTAGGATTAAAAACCTTATATGGAACATTCATTTTTTGAAGTTCATATGGAGCTTTAGATAAATATGCAGACATAAGGTCAGTTTTTGATTCAATTAAATCGTTTACATTGTGAGAGTGTTTTATAAAATCGATTTCATGCATCTTTGTATTTTTAGAAAGAAGCATTGCTTTTATTGATACTTCACTAGAATCATCAATAGTAGTCATTACTTTTTTTCCAACAAAATCTTCTACACTATTTATTTTCCCATCATCTTTTGATATTAGAATTAAAGGTGAATCTTGGAAAAGTGCATATAAAGCCACTAGCTTTTTGCCTTGGACTCTTTGAAGTATAAGTGTTTCTCTATCAACACCAAAATCAGCTCTTTTAGCATCAACTTCTTCTGGAACATTTATTCCAAAGTTAAAGGGTTTAATCTCTACATCTAAACCGTAATCTTTATAAAAACCTTGCTCTTTTGCTACATAATAACCTGCAAATTGAAATTGATCAAACCAAGAGAGTTGTAAGGTTACCTTTTTTAACTCTTTTGCATAAACTAAAGAATTGAAAAACAAAAATAAAATAATTAATTTTTGAAAGTTTAGACTCACTGTAACCCTTTTAAGAATTTAAAATATTATATTAAAACAAATAGTTTATTTAACTTAAAAGTACTGTTACATGGTCATTTTATTTATAAAGTTACTGTATTAATAATAAACAATCCTCCAAATATTAACCAAATAAAAAGTATCGTTGCTAATAGTATTGGTCTAAATCCAGTTTGCTTTATACTTTTTAAATCTGTTTTTAATCCTAAAGCCATCATTGCCATTGCTAAAATAAATGTATCTATTTCATTTATAGTAAAAACTAGCTCTTTTGGTAAAAAATCAAAAGAGTTAAAAACTGCAACTAAAATAAAAAACACAGCAAACCAAGGAATTACAACTTTTCCTTTTTCTTTCTTTTCTTTTTTATTTATTAAAAATAGTGAAACAACTATCAAAAAAGGAGCTAAAAGCATAACTCTTAACATCTTTACAACTACAGAGTTTTCTTCTATAAGTTCATTTTCAAAACCATTTGCTGCTGCAACCACATGAGCTACTTCATGCAATGTTCCACCAATGTAAAAAGCTGTTTGCGCCTCATTTAAAGTTACAAAACCAGCTTTTATCATATATGGATATAAAAACATTGCAATAGTTCCAAACAGCACTACAGTTGAAACTGCAATAGCACTTTTATAGGCTTTATTTTTTAAAGCCCCTTCCGTAGCTAAAACTGCTGCTGCTCCACAAATAGCGCTTCCTGCACTAGTTAAAATAGTAATCTCTTTATCTAGTTTTAAAACCTTTATTCCAATAATATATCCTAAAATGAATGTTGTAAAAACAATTAAGAAACTAACAACTATTCCATCAAAACCTATATTTAAAATTTCATTGAAAGTTAATCTAAAACCATAAAAAACAATCGCAAGTCTTAATAACTCTTTTGTACAAAAAGCTATTGCACTATCAAAGGTTTGAGGTAATCTGACTTTAAAAATATTAGTTATTATCATTCCAATCAAAATAGAAATAATTAGTAAAGATAATCCAAGCTTATTAAAAAAATCAAACTGCAAAATATAGTTTGCAAATAGTGTTAATATAAATATTGTGCTTAGTGCAAAATAGAAGTTTTTATCTTTAAATCTTTGCATTTTCTCTCCTTTTTTAAAATTATAGTAATTTAGTCAATATTTGTAAAATTAATTATTTTTGATATAATCATAAATATTTTTAATAAGGAAACTTCTTGATTACCTTCAAAGAATTAGATATTTTTTTTAAACTATGTGAAGAAACAAATCTTTCAAATGTTGCAAAAAAACTTAACATGACTCAGTCTGCTATTTCAATTAGTCTTAACTCTCTTGAAAAGAAACTAGATGAAAAACTCTTTGATAGAATAGGAAGAAAGCTGACTTTAAATGAAAGAGGAAGAGTTTTTAAAGAAAAATCATACAAACCTTTTTTAGAGTTAATTCATGCAAAAGAGAGTTTTAGTTCTGATAGATTAAAGGGTGATTTGAAAATTGCCTCTAGTAAAACCTTCAATAGCATAAACCTATCTCAATGCATCTATAAATTTATTTCAAACCATGATATTCATATTACAAAACACTCAATAAACACAAAAGAGATTTTAGAATCAATTTTAAATTCAAATGTTGATATAGGCTTTGTGGAGAGTGATTTTAATGAAGCAAACATTATAAAAGAAAAAGTGGCAAATGACTCACTTATAATTGTTTCATCAAACAAAGAACTTACTAAAAAGGAGTATTATATAGACCAACTATATAAATATAATTGGCTTCTACGAGAAAAAGGTTCTGCGACAAGAGAAGTGTTTTTAAGTAAACTAAAATATCAAGATGAAATGAATATCTCAATGGAGATATCAAACTTTGAGGAGATAAAAAACATACTTTTAAATAACAAAGAGACAATAACTTGTATCTCTAAACTTGCTGTAAAAGAAGAGTTGGAAAATAAAAAATTATTTGAAATTAAAATAAAAAATTTGAACTTTGAAAGGGAACTTTTTATGGTTTATCATAAAGACAAATACCAAAGCAAACTATTTTTAGAGTTTACTTCATATATGAAAAACTGTTTTATAGAAGGTTTGAACTAAAAATATAGTTACAAAATGGTAACACAAAAACTTATATTTACTAAGTACTTTTTTGTCATTATTCCATAAATTTTTATTTTGGAGAATATAAATGACATTTATTCCTGCATCAACGCAATTTTTACAAGCAGTAAAAACAAATAATGTATCAAGAGTTGAAGAACTAATTTTAGATTCAGATACAAAAAGAGAACTAATAGTAAATCATATAAATGAACATGGGAAAGAGTCTTTATTAAATTTAATTCCACAGTTTAGAAGTAAGGGGTTGATTTTAAGTATTGGTAGTTTATTAGACATTTAAAAGTAAGAGTTCTTACTTTTAAGGTTTACTCGTAAGTAATACCTTTATGCTTAATCCAACCATGGGGATGATTTCCTCTATAGTCCTTATGAGTCCAGTGAATTACTCCACCTTTGCTATTCCACTCATATTCACCATAAAACTCTATATAGTCATTTACTCTTAAACTATTTACTCTAGGTGCTAAGTCTATATTATGGGCAACTAAAAGGGTCATTTGATTTTTTAGTTTTATTATAAATCTTTGATGTCTTGAACCTTTATTATCATCAGATAATATCTTGATAACTTTTCCAGAACCTTTTACTTGAACATCACTTTTAGAAGAGAAAAAAGCATTTTGAATTATGCTGTCATTTGAAAGTAAGAAAGTAGGAGAAAAAATCAAACCTATTAGTAAAATATATTTTAAAACTTTAGATTTCATTTTTTTCCTTTAATTAAAAGAAAGAATTACCTTTAAAGTAATCCTTCTTTTATAATATTAATTAGTGTAAGAAGTGTCTAACACCTGTAAAGTATAAAGCCATTCCATGCTCATTTGCAGCTTCAATAACTTCATCATCTCTAACTGAACCACCTGGCTCAATCACACATTTAACACCAGCTTCAGCAGCTGCGTCAATTGAGTCTCTAAATGGGAAGAATGCCTCAGAAGCAAGTACTGAACCACTTACATCAATTCCCATATCTTCAGCTTTTCTAAGTGCTGCTTTAGCTGCGTCAACTCTTGAAGTCATACCCATACCAATAGCAACAACAGCAGAATCTTTTACATAAACAACACAGTTAGATTTAGTTCCTGCTGCTACTTTTACAGCGATTTCCATATCTTTTTTCTCTTGTTCTGTTGCAGTTCTTTCAGTTTTAAGTTCAGCATTTTTAACTTCATCCTCACCAACTACATCAGAGTCTTGGTAAACAAATCCACCATCAACAATTTTGAAGTTGAAATCATCATTTGCAAGGTCTAGTTTTGAAGTTCCTTGCTTAAATAATTTAAGTCTTTTCTTCTTGTTAAACTCTTCAATTGCTTCATCAGTAAAGTCTGCAGCGAATACAACTTCTAAGAAGATTTCATTCATTTTTTTTGCAAGTTCACCATCTACTACACCATTAACAGCTACAACTCCACCAAATGCAGAAACAGGGTCACATTTTAAAGCTTCTGTGTAAGACTCAAATAATGTATCTTTGATAGCAAAACCACAAGGGTTACCATGTTTTACGATACATACAGCATTGTCATCACCAAAGTTTGCAGCAATTTTTGCAGCTCCTGAGATATCACCCATGTTATTGAAAGAGGCTTCACCTTTTACTGGGATAAATTTTTCAGATAAGTGCTTATCAAACTCATATAATGCACCTTTTTGGTGTGGATTTTCTCCATATCTTGTATCAAATACTTTTTCACCAACGATGAATTGTTTTTCACCCATACCGTTGTTGAATCTTTTGTTCATATAGTTTGCAATCATTGAATCATATGCAGCTGTGTGCTCATATGCTTTAATCATCATATCTCTTCTAAACTCTACCGTATTCGTATCGTTTTTAAGATTATTTAATACAGTATCATAATCAGCAACATCAGTTACAATAATTACTGAATCAAAGTTCTTAGCAGCAGATCTAACCATCGCAGGTCCACCAATATCAATGTTTTCAATGATTTCTTCAAAGTCATCAGTTTTTTCAATAGTAGCTTTAAAAGGATATAGGTTTACACATACTAAATCGATACCTTCTACACCTAACTCTTTTGCTTGGTCAAGGTGAGATTGCTTATCTCTTCTATGTAAAATACCACCATGAATATATGGATTTAAAGTTTTTACTCTTCCTTCAAAACACTCAGGGAATTTTGTAACTTCATTTGCTTCTATTACTGCAATTCCTGCTTCTTGAAGTTTTTTATATGTACCACCAGTTGAGATGATTTCATAACCTAATTCTACAAGTTCTTTTGCAAAATTTTCAACACCACTCTTATCACTTACACTAATTAATGCTCTCAATTTATTTCCTCACTCGTAATTGTAAACGTGATTATACTAAAAAAGTAATTATGTGTCGCTTGAGCAAAATTGTCTATTTTCTATATAAGTAATATACTCAATAAAGTTATTTTTGGTGCTATAATTTTTGCCAAGGAGGACTTTATGGGTAGTTTAGATTTAATGTGGATATTACTAAGTGCTTTTTTGGTTTTTTTAATGCAATTTGGTTTTTCTTTAATTGAGACAGGAACTGTTAGAACAAAAAATACTATAAATGTAGCTATGAAAAACCTAATAGATACTGTATTTGGAATTATGTTTTTTTGGTTAGTAGGTTTTGGCTTTATGTTTGGAGATAGTTTATCAGGACTATTTGGAACTTCAAATTTTATAATTGATGGAAAAAATTTAGAACAAAATGCAATCTTCTTTTTTCAAGCAATGTTTGCAGCAACAGCGATTACAATAGTTTCAGGGGCAGTTGCTGAAAGAATAAAATTTAATGCTTATATTATAGTTGCTATTTTTGTAGCAGCAATTATTTATCCTATATTTGGACATTGGGCTTGGAATCAAAATGGTTGGTTATATGAACTAGGCTTTGTTGATTTTGCTGGTTCTACTGTCGTTCACTCAGTTGGAGCTTGGATAGGTTTAGCTGGAACTATAGTCTTAGGTCCAAGACTTGGAAAGTTTAGAAAAGGCAAAATTAAATATTTTGCGCCATCAAATCACAATTTTATTGTATTTGGTGTATTTATACTTTTCCTTGCATGGTTTGGGTTTAATGCAGGAAGTCTTTTAAAGTTTGATGCACAAATTACTTTAATACTTTTAAATACACTTATATCGGCTATATTTGGTGGTTTTGCTGCATGGATATTAACTTTTGCTAATCATGAAAAAACAAAAATAGAACTATTTAGTTTTGGGATTATTGCAGGTCTTGTTGGTATAACTGCAGGATGTCATTTATTTACAATATATCAAGCAGCAGTTGTAGGATTTATATCTGCTATGATAATGCACTTTTCAAATGAGTTTATATCAAAAAAACTTAAAATTGATGATCCTTTAAATGTAATAGGAATACATGGTTTTGCAGGAGCTTGGGGAACATTAGCAATTGCACTTTTTACCGCATCACCAATAGGATTATCATTTGTAGAATTTTTTATAGTTCAAACTTTAGGAATATTCACGGCATTTGTATTTTCTTTTACCTTAGGAATTATTCTATTTTTAATTTTATATAGATACAAGTTTTTAAGGGTAAAAAAAAGAAGTGAAGTTCTTGGATTAAATACAAGTGAACACAATGCAAAACTTCCTTGGGTAGAGACTATTGAAAGTATAGTTACTATTATGAAAACAGGAAACTTAAATAAAAAAATATATGAAGAAAGAGATACTGAAGTAGGTATTGTTGCGAGATTTTTCAATTATCTTTTAGAGATGTTAAAAGAGAAAAATGAGACTCTGAAAAAATCAAATAAATCTTTACATAAAAAAGCGTATTTTGATTCATTAACAAAGGTTTTAAATAGAAGAGGCTTTTTAGAAAAGATGAAATATCGCCCTTATGGAGATGAGTATTCTGTTATTATTGCTGATATTGATAAATTTAAAAATATAAATGACACTTATGGACATGATATTGGAGATATTATTTTAAGTGAGTTTGCTGAAGTTATTGGAAATAAAATTAGATTAGATGATATCTTTGCTAGATGGGGAGGTGAAGAGTTTGTATTAGTGATAAATACTACAAACTTAAATGCGGTACAAAATATAGCAGATAAAATACGAGCAGATATTGAAAAAGTAAAGTTTACTAAAGTTGGTAAAGTTACAGCTTCTTTTGGAGTTAGTAGCTTTAAAGCTTCAAATAACTCCTTTGATGATGTATTTAAAAATGCTGATGAAGCACTATATCAAGCAAAAAAACTAGGAAGAAATAGAGTTTATTGCTACTAAAACTATTTATTCATTTTTCTTTATTGATTGGCATCAATAAATCAAATCCTTAAAGAAGTTAAACTTCAAAAAACAAAGGATGAAAAATGGAAAAAATAGAAGTAGCAGGTTCAAGTGTAGACTTTTTTAAATCTATTGAAGATGGATTAACAACTTATCACTTTGATACTAGTAGATGTGGTCCTCCTGAACCCATGGTTAATGCAATGGTAGGATTACAGCTATTAGATGAACATAGTCAATTAGTAATGATTAACCATAAATCACCAGCAGGGCTTTTCCCTAGAATAGAGCAAGAGTTTACTTTTGATGTTGAAGAATTAGAAAATGGTTTTGCAAAAGTAATTTTTAGAAAAAAAATAGGTTCTAAAAATACAACTGATTTTACTCAAAATAGTTGTAGTGGCTCAGGATGTAATCACTAATGAATATTTCAACTGCTTTTGCACCACCTTTTAAACTTGTAGCACCTTTTTTTATTTTAGGTGTAATAACTTTTGTAATAAGTATCTTACTTATGTTTGGATTTGAACTTGAAAGCTTACACTACTTAAATAGTAGTACTTTAGCTTGGGTTCATATATTTTTACTTTCATTTGTAATGCTTATTATTTTAGGAGCAATGGCTCAACTTGTTCCTGTAGTTTTAGAAGTTGGTCATTGTGCAGTTGATTTATATTATGCAATTTATCCTCTAATTATAGTAGGTACTATTTTAATGGCTTTTGGCTTTTATACTCTTCCTATTTTACTTCCCTTTGGAGGAACAGCTATTTTTATAGCAATGGCAATATTCTTACTTGAAACATTTTTAACAATCTTAAAAGTTAAGAAGATAAATTTCATTATAAGTACAATTATCATCTCAAATATATTCTTACTATTTGGATTAATACTTGGAATTGCATTAGCTCTTAATCACTCTGGTATTTTATCTCTTGATTCATTTAGACTTTTAAAATCTCATATTTTCTTAGTATTTTTTGGATACGTAGGAACTACTGTTATGAGTATGAGTTTAATTCTTCTTCCAATGTTTTGGTTAAGTCATAGTTTTTCATGGATATATGTAAAAAATGCCTTTTATATTTTATGTTCAAGTATTATCTCAATGCTTATTTTCAGTTTTTTTAATATCAATATCTTTGAAACTATAGCTTATACACTTTGTATAATCTCACTACTTTTATATTTTGTTCAAATATTTGTAATCTATAAAAAAAGAGTAAGAGTTGAAGTTGATATCTATTTTAAAAGTATGATTTTCTCATATCTTAGTTTACTTGTATCACTTGTACTTTTTATTGCATATTATTTTTATGGAAATGATAAACTTTTAATTTCAGCCTCATGGCTTATTTTTGTTGGTTTTATTGGGTTTTTAATAGCAGGACATTTATATAAAATAGTTCCTTTTTTAGTTTGGTATGAAAGATTTTCTATGTTTGTAGGCAAAAAACAAGTACCAATGTTAACTGATTTAATACCAAAGAAAAGCTCTAACTTTCAGATTTTAAGCTCTTCACTTGGAACTATTATTGTAACAATAGGCTTAATAACAAATATAGATGAAATATACAAAAGTGGTTTATGTTTTTTAACTATTGGTCTTATCTTTTTATTGAAAGATATTTTATATATGGCAACAATTAAGGAGGAATCTTATGTATTCTAAAGAAGAGATTTTTAAAGCTGTATCAACTGTTATTGACCCTGAGGTTGGATTTAATCTTGTGGAAATGGGACTTATTTATGATGCAAGTTGTAATGAAAAAATGGAAGTTGTTGTAACTATGACACTTAGTACAAAAGCTTGTCCTTTACATCAACTAATTGTTCAATGGGTGGAAGAAGCTGTTTTAAAAGAACTTCCTAAAGTTGAACTTGCAAGTGTTGAACTTGTATGGGAACCAGAGTGGAATATATCTATGGCACAAGAACATGTGAAGCAGAAGTTAGGTGGTTTCTAATGGACTTTTTACTTGTAAAATTAATACATATTTTTTCTGTATTTATTTATGCAGGCTTTTTATTTACAGATAATCTTATATTAATGAGAATGCAAAAAACTCTAAGTGAAGACAAATACAAAGAAGTAAGAAGTTATTTTGCAAAACTAACAAGGGCTATAGTTCCAAAAGCTTTAGTTCTTGCAGTAATATCAGGAATATATCTATTTCATATTAGTTTTGGGAGTATTCCTGAAGATAATAGTTTTTCAACTTTTCAAATCCTACTTTCAATAAAAGCAATTTTAGGATTATGGTTAGGATTAAGGGGAGTTTTACAAGTATTTTTTGGAATTCAACCTTTCGTATTTAAAGGTCACAGGCTTCCATTTATTTTAGTAATTGTGATTATATTTTTATCGCAGATTATGTATAGTATTTAATAGATAAAGCTTAGATAGCTTCATCTATTAATTTGTATAAAGTTTCTTGTGTTGTTTTTGCTAATGGTAATACAGACTCTTCAATTGGTCTAGCTAAATCCTCTACTGGATTCATAACTACACTTGTCTGTCCATCTTTACTATATACAGAGATCTTACAAGGCATTATAGAAGATAGATTTCTATTTGCCGTTAAAAACTCTTTTGCAACACCAGGGTTACATACATCAAGAATTTGACACTCATCATCAAACTCTACTCCCTTTGAGTTAAGAGTCTCTTTTACATTATGAATGTGTAAAACACCAAACTTATAGTTTGATGCTTTTTCACAAATAGTATCTACTACCTCTTGAACGCTTTTTGAAGAATCTTTAATATATTGTTGCATTTTAAAACCTTTATTATAAGTCTTGCTCAATTACTTCTTTAAATCTATTGAAGTATACATTTTTAGCATCTGCTAATTCTGTATAGATATCGTTGATAGCAATTCTTCCACCACCAACTAATCCTAATTCAGTAACTTTCATTCCCTTAGAAGCACACAGTTTTTCAAATGCATCTTTATTCTCAGATGTAACTTCAACAACAGCTCTACTTAATGTTTCAGAGAATAAATCTTTTTCATCATCTAATTTGATATTTGCTTCTAAACCTTTGTTTCCAACAACTGCCATTTTTGCTAATGCGATAGCTAAACCACCAACATTAACATCTTTTGCTGCTTTTAATAAACCTTGGTTATTTGCTTCAATAACTGTATTCCATAAGTTAAGCTCTTTTGCAAAATCAACTTCTGGGTGAGCTCCTGCAACTTTTCCATATAACTTTTTAAGATATAAAGAAGCACCAAACTCAGATTTAGTATCACCTAATAAATATAAAGTGTTTCCATCTTCTTGTAAACAAGAAGGTAAAACTTTGTTTGCATCATCATTTACACCAACCATTGCGATTGCTGGAGTTGGGAAAACACCTACTTCATTTGTTTCATTATATAAAGATACATTTCCACCAATAACTGGAGTATTTAACTCTTTACAAGCAGATTTAATACCTTCACAAGCTTGAGCAAACTGCCACATTACTTCTGGGTTTTGTGGGTTACCAAAGTTTAGACAATCTGTAATTGCTTTTGGAGTAGCTCCTGTCATAGCAACATTTCTTCCTGATTCCATAACTGCTGCTGCAGCTCCAAGTTCAGGGTTAACATAACATTGTCTTGTATTACAATCAGCAGACATAGCTAAAGCTTTTCCAGTCTCTTTGATTCTAATTACAGAACCATCGTTTTTACCTGGTCCTTTTACAGTATTTGTTTGTACCATTGAATCATATTGGTCATAAACCCAAGATTTGTCAACTACTTCCATATCAGATAATAGTTTATCAAATGCCTCTTGATTAGAGATGTTTTTATCTAAAGAGATATTTGCAATATCATTTAAGTATGCTGGTTTTGCAACTGGTCTGTCTAATACTGGTGATTGTTCAGAAACTGGTTGAACTGGTACTTCTGCACACTTTTCACCATGCCAGAATAATTCCATATTTCCTGTATCAGTTACTTCACCAACAACAGCAACATCTAATTCCCATTTTTCAAAGATGTCAATAATTGCTTGCTCACTACCTTTTTTCGCACAGATAAGCATTCTTTCTTGAGACTCAGATAACATAAAGTCATAAGGAGTCATTCCCTCTTCTCTTGCTGGAATTTTATCTAAGTGCATAATCATACCAGAGTCAGATCTTCCTGCCATTTCAAATGAAGATGAAGTAAGTCCTGCAGCACCCATATCTTGAATACCAATAATTAAATCTTCTTTGAATAGTTCTAAGCAAGCTTCTAATAATAGTTTTTCAGTAAATGGATCACCTACTTGAACTGTTGGTCTTTTTGATTCTGAATCTTCATCAAATGAAGCAGAACTCATAACCGCTCCACCAAGTCCATCTCTACCTGTTTTTGACCCAACATACATTACTGGGTTTCCAATACCTTCTGCTTTTCCGTAGAAAATTTCATCAGCTTTTGCGATACCTAAGTTAAATGCATTTACTAAGTTGTTTCCTGCATAACACTCTTCAAAGTTAGTTTGTCCACCAATAGTTGGAACACCCATACAGTTACCATATCCACCAATACCAGCAACAACACCTCTTAATAAGTATCTGTGCTTTTTAGCAGTTTCACTGTCACCTTCGATTCCAGCAAATTGGATTAAGTTCATACTTGCAACAGGTCTAGCACCCATTGTAAATACATCTCTCATAATTCCACCAACACCTGTTGCTGCTCCTTGATATGGTTCAATAAAAGATGGGTGATTGTGAGATTCCATTTTAAATACTGCTGCATAACCGTCACCAATATCAATAACCCCTGCATTTTCACCTGGACCTTGGATAACCCATGGTGCTTTTGTTGGGAAACCTTTTAAGTATTTTGTACTAGATTTATATGAACAGTGTTCAGACCACATAGCAGAGAAAATACCAATTTCTACATAGTTTGGTTCTCTTCCTAAAATTTCTTTGATATTTTCGAATTCTTCAAGTGTTAAAGAGTGTGCAAGTGCT
Protein-coding sequences here:
- the purH gene encoding bifunctional phosphoribosylaminoimidazolecarboxamide formyltransferase/IMP cyclohydrolase, encoding MRALISVSDKSGVENFAKELVELGYEIISTGGTYKKLQEAGIAVIEANEVTKFPECFEGRVKTLNPYIHGGILHRRDKQSHLDQAKELGVEGIDLVCVNLYPFKATIEKTDDFEEIIENIDIGGPAMVRSAAKNFDSVIIVTDVADYDTVLNNLKNDTNTVEFRRDMMIKAYEHTAAYDSMIANYMNKRFNNGMGEKQFIVGEKVFDTRYGENPHQKGALYEFDKHLSEKFIPVKGEASFNNMGDISGAAKIAANFGDDNAVCIVKHGNPCGFAIKDTLFESYTEALKCDPVSAFGGVVAVNGVVDGELAKKMNEIFLEVVFAADFTDEAIEEFNKKKRLKLFKQGTSKLDLANDDFNFKIVDGGFVYQDSDVVGEDEVKNAELKTERTATEQEKKDMEIAVKVAAGTKSNCVVYVKDSAVVAIGMGMTSRVDAAKAALRKAEDMGIDVSGSVLASEAFFPFRDSIDAAAEAGVKCVIEPGGSVRDDEVIEAANEHGMALYFTGVRHFLH
- a CDS encoding DUF3465 domain-containing protein, with the protein product MKSKVLKYILLIGLIFSPTFLLSNDSIIQNAFFSSKSDVQVKGSGKVIKILSDDNKGSRHQRFIIKLKNQMTLLVAHNIDLAPRVNSLRVNDYIEFYGEYEWNSKGGVIHWTHKDYRGNHPHGWIKHKGITYE
- a CDS encoding YeiH family protein, which encodes MQRFKDKNFYFALSTIFILTLFANYILQFDFFNKLGLSLLIISILIGMIITNIFKVRLPQTFDSAIAFCTKELLRLAIVFYGFRLTFNEILNIGFDGIVVSFLIVFTTFILGYIIGIKVLKLDKEITILTSAGSAICGAAAVLATEGALKNKAYKSAIAVSTVVLFGTIAMFLYPYMIKAGFVTLNEAQTAFYIGGTLHEVAHVVAAANGFENELIEENSVVVKMLRVMLLAPFLIVVSLFLINKKEKKEKGKVVIPWFAVFFILVAVFNSFDFLPKELVFTINEIDTFILAMAMMALGLKTDLKSIKQTGFRPILLATILFIWLIFGGLFIINTVTL
- a CDS encoding LysR family transcriptional regulator, translated to MITFKELDIFFKLCEETNLSNVAKKLNMTQSAISISLNSLEKKLDEKLFDRIGRKLTLNERGRVFKEKSYKPFLELIHAKESFSSDRLKGDLKIASSKTFNSINLSQCIYKFISNHDIHITKHSINTKEILESILNSNVDIGFVESDFNEANIIKEKVANDSLIIVSSNKELTKKEYYIDQLYKYNWLLREKGSATREVFLSKLKYQDEMNISMEISNFEEIKNILLNNKETITCISKLAVKEELENKKLFEIKIKNLNFERELFMVYHKDKYQSKLFLEFTSYMKNCFIEGLN
- a CDS encoding ABC transporter substrate-binding protein, with amino-acid sequence MSLNFQKLIILFLFFNSLVYAKELKKVTLQLSWFDQFQFAGYYVAKEQGFYKDYGLDVEIKPFNFGINVPEEVDAKRADFGVDRETLILQRVQGKKLVALYALFQDSPLILISKDDGKINSVEDFVGKKVMTTIDDSSEVSIKAMLLSKNTKMHEIDFIKHSHNVNDLIESKTDLMSAYLSKAPYELQKMNVPYKVFNPKDYGFDMYSDFLFTNQDMIDYDLSTALAFKHASLKGWQYAYSHIDETVDLLYTKYNEQNLTKEELKFEAEVLKRLSFSKTDELGLIVPEKIQRIYDLYNVMGLTPNKIDLDEFVLYDNFNEKLELTKTERHYIKNNRHVNTCILPELKPYSFVEENSFHGFVSDYLSLIEKKSGLKFDLIQTQSFDESLEFVKSGQCDILASAQNVKERRMFMNFTEPFLTTSLVLITKNEKNFIDDISILKDKKISIYKSYSFNKILREKYPDIDFVDVEDLEDGISKVEDGEIFGHIDFLYTAWNKIHSLDNVDLKISGKLDENVPLAIAINKNRIYLNRILEKSVKSISDEEKDRLLKKWVAIEYKKEFDYKTFYQVIFVFVIVLIIFIYRQILLKNMNKKLKNVVDEKTRELKKINQDLEKTIQEEVDKNLKKDALLTKQSKMAAIGEMLQNIAHQWRQPLSVISTGASGLKLQKEMHGKIEDKFLDETLTSIVETSVHLSTTIDDFMHFFKPNEEQRVFNIKDTVNKTLNIFDYNLHSGKIRVEKDIEDVKLINYESELIQVIMNILSNSKDAFVERQIEDRIIFITTRVEGESLEITIKDTAGGIPSSIVDKIFNPYFTTKHQYQGTGIGLFMCQEIITKHMDGEITVSNREFIHDDKEFVGAEFILKFKLK